Proteins co-encoded in one Malus domestica chromosome 09, GDT2T_hap1 genomic window:
- the LOC139187996 gene encoding uncharacterized protein isoform X1: protein MLFLLKTCHKFKARRDLESKAERNDSHHPTNATVTISIAVLEERGGELPVHLQVSLATIDQAVERMEKIILLLNKSHNSSRIHLHLSRSKTSHPSKHNPKKRHMDSHGFRGARERYCLKR, encoded by the exons ATGCTGTTCTTGCTGAAGACCTGCCAT AAATTCAAAGCACGCAGAGATCTCGAGTCAAAAGCAGAG CGAAATGACTCCCACCACCCAACAAACGCAACTGTTACAATTTCAATTGCAGTTCTTGAAGAAAG AGGAGGAGAGTTGCCAGTCCATCTTCAAGTAAGCTTGGCAACCATAGATCAGGCTGTGGAGAGGATGGAGAAAATTATCCTGCTGCTTAACAAGAGTCACAACAGTAGCAGAATCCACCTTCACCTCAGCAGATCTAAAACCTCTCATCCAAGCAAGCATAATCCAAAAAAAAGGCATATGGATTCACATGGATTTCGCGGAGCTAGAGAAAGATACTGCCTCAAGAGATGA
- the LOC103443718 gene encoding transcription factor bHLH87, with protein sequence MDGLDWDGSHITNTSTLLWSNHQVHDLEESLLLSNSSSSAFIPIQELPKVQTSHVIMNSNAERPSNIGTHQIAHQKNRCGLDSVHDMPTLRADELCQSPLNISRPYNLMSSLSTSTFMAADHYGIIGKHVQPQANFHGLQDQHVKAKPATTCSIESLDCLLSGTNSNTDTSVEDDDGISMLFSDCRRNLWNFGAGNNSAISSGDSENNETVVSQSSSDLYVQIQGKPNSTKRSHDQSEPKLHETNYSHFGLLQTDYSSTSEGGFRLISETPPKPKKLRSDNKRPSSSNISFRQPSSSVPTLSIEEPDPEAIAQMKEMIYRAAAFRPVNLGLEMVERPKRKNVKISSDPQTAAARQRRERISERIRVLQRLVPGGSKMDTASMLDEAANYLKFLRSQVKALENLGQKIESMSNFNIPPTSFAFSFNPSFPMQTHNHNPLQNPYHIDQPHS encoded by the coding sequence ATGGACGGTTTGGATTGGGACGGCTCACACATCACAAATACATCAACCTTATTATGGAGCAATCATCAAGTACATGATCTTGAAGAAAGCTTGTTGTTGTCCAACTCAAGTTCCAGTGCCTTCATTCCAATCCAAGAGCTTCCGAAGGTCCAAACATCGCATGTGATTATGAATTCAAATGCTGAAAGACCAAGCAATATTGGCACTCATCAAATTGCTCATCAGAAAAATCGTTGTGGTTTGGATTCAGTGCATGATATGCCAACTTTGAGAGCTGATGAATTGTGTCAATCCCCTTTGAATATCAGCAGGCCTTATAATTTGATGAGTTCACTGAGCACTAGTACTTTCATGGCTGCTGATCATTATGGCATTATTGGGAAACATGTACAACCACAAGCCAATTTTCATGGCTTACAAGATCAACATGTCAAGGCTAAGCCAGCAACGACTTGCTCTATTGAGTCCTTGGATTGCTTGCTCTCAGGCACTAATAGCAACACCGACACATCTGTAGAAGACGACGATGGTATTTCTATGCTTTTTTCGGATTGCAGAAGAAACTTGTGGAACTTTGGAGCAGGCAATAATAGTGCAATCTCTTCTGGAGATTCTGAGAACAACGAAACTGTAGTCTCTCAAAGCTCATCAGATTTATATGTCCAAATCCAAGGTAAGCCAAATTCCACAAAGAGAAGCCATGATCAAAGTGAGCCCAAATTGCACGAAACAAATTATAGTCACTTCGGTCTTCTTCAAACAGATTATTCTTCTACTAGTGAAGGCGGTTTTAGGCTCATATCTGAAACCCCACCAAAGCCGAAGAAACTCAGATCCGATAACAAGCGTCCAAGCTCATCCAACATCAGCTTTCGACAGCCATCTTCATCTGTGCCAACTTTGTCTATTGAAGAACCTGATCCCGAGGCCATTGCACAGATGAAAGAGATGATTTATCGCGCTGCGGCTTTCAGACCTGTGAACTTGGGGCTGGAGATGGTGGAGAGGCCAAAGAGGAAGAATGTGAAAATATCATCTGATCCACAGACTGCGGCTGCAAGGCAAAGGAGGGAGAGGATCAGTgagagaattagggttttgcaaAGGCTGGTTCCTGGTGGAAGCAAGATGGACACTGCATCAATGCTTGATGAGGCTGCAAATTATCTCAAGTTCTTGAGGTCACAGGTCAAGGCACTTGAAAATTTAGGCCAAAAAATTGAGTCCATGAGTAATTTTAATATTCCTCCTACAAGCTTTGCTTTCTCTTTCAACCCATCTTTTCCCATGCAAACCCATAATCATAACCCACTCCAAAACCCTTATCATATCGACCAACCCCACAGTTGA
- the LOC139187996 gene encoding uncharacterized protein isoform X3, whose translation MLFLLKTCHKFKARRDLESKAEQLLHSEMTPTTQQTQLLQFQLQFLKKELGTSFSHNMDDECKKLIHRITPPRW comes from the exons ATGCTGTTCTTGCTGAAGACCTGCCAT AAATTCAAAGCACGCAGAGATCTCGAGTCAAAAGCAGAG CAACTCTTGCACAGCGAAATGACTCCCACCACCCAACAAACGCAACTGTTACAATTTCAATTGCAGTTCTTGAAGAAAG AACTTGGAACCAGCTTTTCACATAACATGGATGATGAATGCAAGAAACTCATACACAGAATAACTCCACCAAG GTGGTGA
- the LOC139187996 gene encoding uncharacterized protein isoform X2, whose translation MDFAELEKDTASRDEWLLMCRKQIVFSQMIFIKDDIHYGQINSDFRQTTFFPFAVFFVLEKELGTSFSHNMDDECKKLIHRITPPRW comes from the exons ATGGATTTCGCGGAGCTAGAGAAAGATACTGCCTCAAGAGATGAGTGGTTACTGATGTGTAGAAAGCAAATTGTTTTCTCGCAAATGATATTTATCAAAGATGACATTCATTATGGTCAAATAAACTCAG ATTTTCGGCAGACCACATTTTTTCCCTTTGCAGTATTTTTTGTCCTTGAAAAAG AACTTGGAACCAGCTTTTCACATAACATGGATGATGAATGCAAGAAACTCATACACAGAATAACTCCACCAAG GTGGTGA
- the LOC139187806 gene encoding uncharacterized protein, whose translation MDQQSVNVNGAVPKYSEKPEKFKELDFKRWQQKMLFFLTTMNLAYVVKEEAPKSNENPMMKKTVIAIEAWNHSKFCCRNYILNSLDDNLYDIYSLCKTAKELWESLEKKYKIDDVGSKKFVIGKFLKYTMVDSKSVVSQVEEVQKLIYELHSEGCEINEHFQVRAIIEKLPTSWNDFKIYLKHKRREMNMEDLILRLRVKNDHRKADRSSSQCKLC comes from the coding sequence atgGATCAACAATCTGTAAATGTGAATGGCGCTGTGCCAAAATACTCTGAAAAGCCTGAGAAGTTCAAAGAGCTGGACTTCAAGAGATGGCAACAGAAGATGTTGTTCTTCCTGACAACAATGAATCTCGCTTATGTTGTCAAGGAAGAAGCTCCGAAGTCTAATGAGAATCCAATGATGAAAAAGACTGTCATAGCAATTGAAGCTTGGAATCATTCCAAGTTTTGTTGCAGGAATTATATTCTGAATAGTTTGGATGACAATCTCTACGACATTTATTCTCTGTGCAAGACAGCAAAGGAGTTGTGGGAATCCCTAGAGAAAAAGTATAAGATTGATGATGTCGGCTCAAAGAAATTTGTTATCGGTAAGTTTCTTAAATATACAATGGTGGATTCAAAATCTGTTGTCTCTCAGGTCGAAGAAGTCCAGAAATTGATCTATGAACTGCACTCCGAGGGATGCGAGATCAATGAGCATTTCCAAGTTAGGGCGATAATTGAAAAATTGCCAACTTCGTGGAATGACTTCAAAATTTATCTTAAGCACAAGCGTCGTGAGATGAATATGGAGGATTTGATCCTGAGGCTACGAGTGAAAAATGACCATAGAAAGGCAGACCGTTCATCAAGCCAATGCAAATTATGTTGA
- the LOC103443719 gene encoding uncharacterized protein, producing the protein MMEKVGVERFSVMGKSYSGFVAYHLARIWLERVEKVVIANSGVNMRRGDHKALLKKAKLEKIEDLMLHSTAPQLNKLLSLAMARRLDIIPDLFLSDIIRISQNGKLFQLVTMAGAEAAGFDIQGIGEELPWIRNRRGAGRFLLTVTGKKAVLIWFMVLDVSALLICSPAHLVQVHTHRSELDPDPRPRRPWWSCRNLVATFPSYLRIMEKGLSEKS; encoded by the coding sequence ATGATGGAGAAGGTCGGGGTGGAGAGATTTAGTGTGATGGGGAAGAGCTACAGCGGCTTTGTGGCGTACCACTTGGCGAGGATATGGCTGGAGAGAGTGGAGAAGGTGGTGATTGCCAACTCTGGGGTTAACATGAGGAGAGGAGATCACAAGGCGCTTTTGAAGAAGGCAAAGTTGGAAAAGATTGAAGATCTCATGTTGCATTCCACGGCGCCTCAGCTCAACAAGTTACTCAGCCTCGCCATGGCCCGGCGGCTCGACATCATTCCCGACTTGTTCTTAAGCGACATAATACGGATTTCCCAAAATGGGAAGCTATTTCAGCTTGTCACAATGGCAGGAGCTGAAGCTGCAGGCTTTGATATTCAAGGTATTGGGGAAGAGTTGCCATGGATCCGAAACCGACGAGGTGCAGGAAGATTCTTGCTAACAGTTACTGGTAAAAAAGCTGTCCTGATTTGGTTCATGGTGCTCGACGTCTCTGCTTTACTAATCTGCTCACCGGCTCACCTCGTGCAAGTCCATACTCATCGATCTGAACTTGACCCAGACCCACGACCTCGTCGTCCCTGGTGGTCCTGCCGAAACCTTGTCGCCACCTTCCCCAGCTATCTCAGAATAATGGAGAAAGGGCTTTCTGAGAAGTCAtga